The following coding sequences lie in one Candidatus Dependentiae bacterium genomic window:
- a CDS encoding ankyrin repeat domain-containing protein gives MKKQLLFYILASVCMYGAMTASQMSDSDLENLFGIRDISHKDLINEQLIDAAKEGDTDRAKQLLEQGADVNLADYTGKTPLYWAAIKGYDTTVAELLKADADVNTADKLGRTPLYMATWKGHEKVIAQLLAAGANVDLNQDPYAQLPDDKKDMLNKLITEHKANLVREMMREVAPEK, from the coding sequence ATGAAAAAGCAATTACTGTTTTATATACTAGCAAGCGTATGCATGTACGGTGCCATGACGGCAAGTCAGATGTCTGATTCTGATTTAGAAAATTTATTTGGCATTCGTGATATATCTCATAAAGATCTTATCAACGAACAATTGATTGATGCTGCTAAAGAAGGTGACACTGACAGGGCTAAACAATTGCTTGAGCAGGGTGCTGATGTCAATCTAGCTGATTATACAGGCAAAACTCCTTTGTATTGGGCTGCTATTAAAGGCTATGACACGACAGTAGCTGAATTGCTCAAAGCGGATGCTGATGTCAATACGGCTGATAAGTTGGGCAGGACTCCTTTGTATATGGCTACTTGGAAGGGGCATGAAAAGGTGATAGCGCAATTGCTTGCAGCAGGTGCAAATGTCGACCTCAATCAAGATCCTTATGCGCAATTGCCGGACGACAAAAAAGATATGCTCAACAAACTTATTACAGAACACAAAGCTAATCTTGTTCGAGAGATGATGCGTGAAGTAGCGCCAGAAAAATAG